In the genome of bacterium, the window TCTCATCATGCAGGGCCTGAACCGACCAGCGCACCCACGCCCGGCCCGCCTCCTCCGGCGGGGTGCAGGCCAGGGCGACGATCTCCACCCGTTGCAGGGGGGGAAAGTCGCGGCGGGCGACCGCTGCGCGGCCGATCGTCGAGACCGGCCACGCGTTCTCGGGCGAAGCGTCGGCGCCAGCGCACCACCCAGTAGCGGCTGCGATGGAGGTAGGCGGCGATGGCCATATTGCCCCACCCCAGTACGGCCAGAAGGACGACCTGAGCGCGGTCGGCCAGTCGGCGCTCGGTCGTGCCGGCCCGGCAGAGGTGCTCAAGAGCGCCACGCTCCGCGGGGGTTAGCGTGATGACGATCGCAGGCGGAGGGCCCTTTCGACGAACACCGATCACTGCGTCCATGGTAGCTGTGACCTCTGCTGCGACGTTTGCTGCGGTGAATTTGGAGCCGAGAATACGGGCCCATGGCCGGAACTCCTGCTTCTGTCTTAGAACTTGGGCTATGGTGCACTAGCGTATGACTGTTCGGCTTGTACCGTGTTGAGCGGTGGTAGAAACTGCAACTGAGGTGTGACGAAATCGACCATCGAGAACCCGAGTTGGGCTCACTGATGGGAGGGATCTGCAGGCGCCAAAGCGGAAAGTCCTGATTGTCCAAAGCAAAGGAGGCAGAGCGTAATGGCATGGCGCCTCAACGGTACGTACTTTGAAAACTGCAACTGCAACATGGTCTGCCCGTGCAGCACCTCCGGACTGACCATGCCCGCAGACAACGAGCGGTGCCGTGTCGTGCTCGTGTTCCATGTCGCCTTGGGCGAGGTCGAGGGAGTGGATGTCAGCAATCGTACTGTCGCCGTGCTGGCCGACACGCCGCGGCAGATGCTCGATGGCAACTGGCGTGTCGGTGTGTTCATGGACGCAGCCGCCTCCCCGAGCCAACAGGAAAAGCTTGGTGCCGTGTTCTCCGGGAAGCTCGGTGGACCAATGGCAGGCCTCGTCCCGCTTATCGGAGAGATGTTGGGGATGGAGGTTGTGTCCATTCAGTACGAGGATAACGGGCGCCGGCACCGAGTGAAGATCGGCGACGCCGCCGAGATTGAGATTGAGGACTTCGTGCCGCCAGGGAGTCCGACCGGAGAGGTATCCAAAATCACCGGGGCATTCCATCCAGCGAACTCGACGCTTACGATCGCCAAAGCGACAAAGGCACGAGTGAAGGCCTTCGGGTTGGAGTTTTCCAACGATGGGAAGAACGGACACTCTGCTCCGTTCTCGTGGGGCGCATGATCGTTGAGGCCGTATATGGCCAACGCGTGATCAGGCCGCGACTGCCCCACGAGGCCTAAGACACGATGGCAACCCCGTCGCTCGACGTATCCAAGCGGCCGCAGATCTGGCTCTGGTTGGCATTGCTGCTGCTCACGGCCGTTGGTTGGACGATCACGGTAATCCAGGCCCGGGAGATGGGGACCATGGCCGACATGCGGGCCATGGCAATGGGACCGAGTCCGTTCCTGCTCTTCCTTTTGGTCTGGGTCAGCATGATGGTGGCGATGATGTTCCCGTCGGTGGCGCCTATGGTGTCGCTCTTTTCTACTGTGGGGCGCAACCAACGTACCACGGTTGGGTCGGCGGTGCCGACTTGGGTGTTCCTGGCCGGCTATTTGGCGATCTGGAGTCTCTTCGGCGTCGGCGCCTATCTGCTCTCACTAGCGGTGCCCGCCGTGGGCATGACGGCGCCCGGTCTCAGGGCGTACAGTCCGATGGTCGGAGGGATTGTGCTGGTTCTGGCTGGCCTGAACCAGTGGAGCCCCTTGAAAGGTATTTGCCTACGGCATTGCCGCTCGCCCTTGAGTTTCTTACTCCAGTCATGGCGCGCCGGCTATCGCGGCGCGTTTATCATGGGGTTTCGGCACGGTGCCTACTGCGTGGGCTGCTGCTGGGGTCTCATGGTCGTGCTGTTCGCGGTAGGATTGATGAATCTGGGTTGGATGGTGCTACTGGCGGCCGTGATCTTTGCCGAGAAGATCTTCCGCCATGGCCCGCTCATCGGCCGGGTGGCGGCCCTCGGCCTCGTCCTTTTTGGTCTGGCCACCTTGATCACGCCGTGGTTGGGAAGATCGGCCAGCGTGCCACCCATGTAAGCCGCTCTACGGTCCGGTCTGCCGACTCCATGTTCCTGTCAGCTTGGCCCTCCGGTTGCGCGTCTTTGCTAATGCGGGCATCGCGGAAGGCGAAGAACCGGCCGATATGGGGTGGTTTTGACGGCGGTGGCGATCCACTCAGCGGTGA includes:
- a CDS encoding DUF2182 domain-containing protein, which gives rise to MATPSLDVSKRPQIWLWLALLLLTAVGWTITVIQAREMGTMADMRAMAMGPSPFLLFLLVWVSMMVAMMFPSVAPMVSLFSTVGRNQRTTVGSAVPTWVFLAGYLAIWSLFGVGAYLLSLAVPAVGMTAPGLRAYSPMVGGIVLVLAGLNQWSPLKGICLRHCRSPLSFLLQSWRAGYRGAFIMGFRHGAYCVGCCWGLMVVLFAVGLMNLGWMVLLAAVIFAEKIFRHGPLIGRVAALGLVLFGLATLITPWLGRSASVPPM
- a CDS encoding DUF1326 domain-containing protein, which encodes MAWRLNGTYFENCNCNMVCPCSTSGLTMPADNERCRVVLVFHVALGEVEGVDVSNRTVAVLADTPRQMLDGNWRVGVFMDAAASPSQQEKLGAVFSGKLGGPMAGLVPLIGEMLGMEVVSIQYEDNGRRHRVKIGDAAEIEIEDFVPPGSPTGEVSKITGAFHPANSTLTIAKATKARVKAFGLEFSNDGKNGHSAPFSWGA